In the genome of Cryptomeria japonica chromosome 8, Sugi_1.0, whole genome shotgun sequence, one region contains:
- the LOC131054651 gene encoding uncharacterized protein LOC131054651 isoform X2, whose amino-acid sequence MVKSMDKIQHKHVDVGELKLHVAEIGSGPAVLLLHGFPEIWYSWRHQMTALADAGFHAIAPDFRGYGLSDQPSQIEKGSSVDLVEDMAGLLDAFGIQKVFVVAKDFGVLIAYYLHLLHPERVRGIITLGLPYLVPGQGSFSLDSFPQGFYVRHWAEPGRALADFGRFDVETVVRNIYTLFSRSEVPMAEEGKEIMDLYDPATPLPSWFTENDLKTYSSLYEKSGFAFAMQVPYMSSTSWGKLAELTDYTIKVPALLIMGTKDYALKFPGMEYYINSDILKSQVPNLEIKFFPEGSHFVQEQFPEKVSNLVLGFLNQQQL is encoded by the exons ATGGTGAAATCCATGGATAAAATACAACACAAGCATGTTGATGTTGGGGAATTGAAATTACATGTTGCAGAAATTGGATCAG GTCCAGCTGTGCTGTTACTTCATGGCTTTCCTGAAATTTGGTACTCATGGCGTCATCAGATGACTGCTTTGGCAGATGCAGGATTTCATGCAATTGCACCTGATTTCAGGGGTTATGGACTCTCTGATCAGCCTTCCCAAATAGAGAAAGGCAGCTCTGTAGATCTTGTGGAGGACATGGCAGGCCTTCTTGATGCCTTTGGCATTCAGAAA GTATTTGTTGTGGCCAAGGATTTTGGAGTATTGATTGCATATTATCTGCATCTCCTGCACCCTGAGAGAGTGAGAGGCATTATAACATTGGGTTTACCTTATTTGGTACCTGGCCAAGGCAGTTTCTCGTTGGATTCGTTTCCACAAGGATTTTATGTTAGACATTGGGCG GAGCCCGGAAGAGCCTTGGCAGACTTTGGGCGTTTTGATGTAGAAACAGTGGTAAGGAATATATATACCCTCTTCTCTAGAAGTGAAGTGCCAATGGCAGAAGAGGGTAAAGAGATCATGGACCTCTATGATCCTGCAACTCCACTGCCATCTTGGTTTACCGAGAATGACCTGAAAACGTACTCAAGCCTGTATGAGAAGTCGGGATTTGCTTTCGCTATGCAAGTTCCCTACATGTCTTCCACGAG CTGGGGTAAATTGGCAGAGTTAACTGATTATACTATTAAAGTTCCAGCACTTCTAATAATGGGTACCAAAGATTATGCACTCAAATTTCCAGGGATGGAGTATTATATAAACAGTGATATCTTGAAATCTCAAGTGCCCAATCTGGAGATCAAGTTTTTCCCAGAAGGGAGCCATTTTGTTCAGGAGCAATTCCCTGAGAAGGTTAGTAACCTTGTTCTTGGCTTCCTCAACCAGCAGCAGCTGTAA
- the LOC131054651 gene encoding uncharacterized protein LOC131054651 isoform X1, protein MVKSMDKIQHKHVDVGELKLHVAEIGSGPAVLLLHGFPEIWYSWRHQMTALADAGFHAIAPDFRGYGLSDQPSQIEKGSSVDLVEDMAGLLDAFGIQKVFVVAKDFGVLIAYYLHLLHPERVRGIITLGLPYLVPGQGSFSLDSFPQGFYVRHWAEPGRALADFGRFDVETVVRNIYTLFSRSEVPMAEEGKEIMDLYDPATPLPSWFTENDLKTYSSLYEKSGFAFAMQVPYMSSTSSWGKLAELTDYTIKVPALLIMGTKDYALKFPGMEYYINSDILKSQVPNLEIKFFPEGSHFVQEQFPEKVSNLVLGFLNQQQL, encoded by the exons ATGGTGAAATCCATGGATAAAATACAACACAAGCATGTTGATGTTGGGGAATTGAAATTACATGTTGCAGAAATTGGATCAG GTCCAGCTGTGCTGTTACTTCATGGCTTTCCTGAAATTTGGTACTCATGGCGTCATCAGATGACTGCTTTGGCAGATGCAGGATTTCATGCAATTGCACCTGATTTCAGGGGTTATGGACTCTCTGATCAGCCTTCCCAAATAGAGAAAGGCAGCTCTGTAGATCTTGTGGAGGACATGGCAGGCCTTCTTGATGCCTTTGGCATTCAGAAA GTATTTGTTGTGGCCAAGGATTTTGGAGTATTGATTGCATATTATCTGCATCTCCTGCACCCTGAGAGAGTGAGAGGCATTATAACATTGGGTTTACCTTATTTGGTACCTGGCCAAGGCAGTTTCTCGTTGGATTCGTTTCCACAAGGATTTTATGTTAGACATTGGGCG GAGCCCGGAAGAGCCTTGGCAGACTTTGGGCGTTTTGATGTAGAAACAGTGGTAAGGAATATATATACCCTCTTCTCTAGAAGTGAAGTGCCAATGGCAGAAGAGGGTAAAGAGATCATGGACCTCTATGATCCTGCAACTCCACTGCCATCTTGGTTTACCGAGAATGACCTGAAAACGTACTCAAGCCTGTATGAGAAGTCGGGATTTGCTTTCGCTATGCAAGTTCCCTACATGTCTTCCACGAG CAGCTGGGGTAAATTGGCAGAGTTAACTGATTATACTATTAAAGTTCCAGCACTTCTAATAATGGGTACCAAAGATTATGCACTCAAATTTCCAGGGATGGAGTATTATATAAACAGTGATATCTTGAAATCTCAAGTGCCCAATCTGGAGATCAAGTTTTTCCCAGAAGGGAGCCATTTTGTTCAGGAGCAATTCCCTGAGAAGGTTAGTAACCTTGTTCTTGGCTTCCTCAACCAGCAGCAGCTGTAA